A region of Rhodanobacteraceae bacterium DNA encodes the following proteins:
- a CDS encoding Cytochrome c4 yields the protein MIRSFLSVVLLAGFTCFVTTAFAKGDPAQGKLEVYSCHGCHGIPGYMSVYPEYHVPKLAGQNEQYIIDALNEYKSGARKYPTMHAQANSLTEQQIENIAAYLSSLAPKQK from the coding sequence ATGATCCGATCCTTCCTGAGCGTCGTCTTGCTGGCAGGTTTCACGTGCTTCGTGACCACCGCGTTCGCCAAGGGCGATCCGGCCCAGGGCAAGCTGGAGGTGTATTCCTGCCACGGCTGCCACGGCATCCCCGGCTACATGTCGGTGTATCCCGAATACCACGTTCCGAAACTCGCCGGCCAGAACGAGCAATACATCATCGACGCGCTCAACGAATACAAGAGCGGCGCCCGCAAGTATCCGACCATGCACGCGCAGGCCAACAGCCTGACCGAACAGCAGATCGAGAACATCGCGGCGTATCTTTCCAGCCTCGCGCCCAAGCAGAAGTAA
- a CDS encoding Sensor protein: MNTPTTIKEYLAQLRAALAGADPAMIQDALYDAEEHLRSELADNPGMSEAELLAKIATSYGAPEEVADIYRTTEQTVARALRTPPPRPRRSALGRFFGVAADPHTWGALFYMLLALATGIFYFTWAVTGLSLSTGFAITLIGIPFFLLFMASVRGLSLVESRIVEGMLGVRMPRRPPYVERDRPWLKRIGGMLGDPRTWFTLLYMLLMLPLGIAYFTIVVVLTSVSLALIATPILKAVANTMHLESGSCVGAPDWVCGLAEWSISWPGVAVWCALGILLLFATLHLVRGIGRLHGAIAKHLLVKSARV; encoded by the coding sequence ATGAACACGCCGACCACCATCAAGGAATACCTGGCGCAACTGCGCGCGGCACTGGCCGGCGCCGATCCCGCGATGATCCAGGACGCGTTGTACGACGCCGAGGAACACCTGCGCTCGGAACTCGCCGACAACCCGGGCATGAGCGAAGCGGAGCTGCTCGCGAAGATCGCCACCAGCTACGGCGCGCCGGAAGAAGTCGCGGACATCTACCGCACCACCGAACAGACCGTCGCGCGTGCGTTGCGCACACCGCCGCCGCGCCCGCGCCGCTCGGCGCTCGGCCGGTTCTTCGGCGTCGCCGCGGACCCGCACACCTGGGGCGCGCTGTTCTACATGCTGCTCGCGCTCGCCACCGGCATCTTCTATTTCACCTGGGCGGTCACCGGACTGTCGCTGTCGACCGGTTTCGCGATCACGCTGATCGGCATCCCGTTCTTCCTGCTGTTCATGGCCTCGGTGCGCGGGCTGTCGCTGGTCGAGAGCCGCATCGTGGAAGGCATGCTGGGCGTGCGCATGCCGCGGCGGCCGCCCTACGTCGAACGCGACCGGCCATGGCTCAAGCGCATCGGCGGGATGCTCGGCGATCCGCGCACCTGGTTCACGCTGCTGTACATGCTGCTGATGCTGCCGCTGGGCATCGCCTACTTCACGATCGTGGTGGTGCTGACCTCCGTGTCGCTGGCGTTGATCGCGACTCCGATCCTGAAAGCGGTCGCGAACACCATGCATCTCGAGTCCGGCAGTTGCGTCGGCGCGCCGGATTGGGTGTGCGGGTTGGCGGAGTGGTCGATCAGTTGGCCCGGCGTCGCGGTGTGGTGCGCACTGGGCATCCTGCTGCTGTTCGCGACGCTGCACCTGGTGCGCGGAATCGGGCGCCTGCACGGCGCGATCGCCAAGCACCTGCTGGTGAAATCCGCGCGGGTGTGA
- a CDS encoding putative serine protease — MKTWRSICWGFLLLAAATVGVAAPESPMAHPEVVVLRVDGAISPASADYVVRGIERADSMHADAVVLELDTPGGLSSSMRDIIKAILASPVPVIGYVAPSGARAASAGTYIMYACHVAAMAPATNIGAATPVSLTGGGSIPLPSSSSGKPAAMESTELRKVTNDAVAYIRSLAERRGRNADWAEQAVREAASVSDTQALKLHVVDLVAPDLTQLLADVDGRKVETAAGERVLHTRGAALTSIDPGWRSNFLGVLANPSVAYILLLIGLGGLVMEGMHPGGVLPGVVGAICLLLALYAFQLLPVNFAGLGLILLGVVLIVSEAFVPAYGVLGTGGVISFVIGSVILMHTGVPGYGIALPVVVGVAIAAAGILAGIVWMAMRSRSRPVVSGREEMVGARAEVVADFEGLGAVHVHGERWQARSDVALKRGQNVIVTGLHGLVLEVRPAPPSKEESQ; from the coding sequence ATGAAGACATGGCGCTCCATTTGTTGGGGCTTCCTGCTGCTGGCGGCGGCCACGGTGGGCGTGGCCGCGCCGGAGTCGCCGATGGCGCATCCGGAAGTCGTGGTGCTGCGCGTGGATGGCGCGATCAGCCCGGCCAGCGCGGACTACGTGGTGCGCGGCATCGAGCGCGCCGATTCCATGCACGCCGACGCGGTGGTGCTGGAACTGGATACGCCCGGCGGACTGTCCAGTTCGATGCGCGACATCATCAAGGCGATCCTGGCTTCGCCGGTTCCGGTGATCGGCTACGTCGCGCCGTCGGGCGCGCGCGCGGCCAGCGCCGGCACTTACATCATGTACGCGTGCCACGTCGCCGCGATGGCGCCCGCGACCAACATCGGCGCGGCAACACCGGTCTCGCTGACCGGCGGCGGCAGCATTCCGCTGCCTTCATCCAGCAGCGGCAAGCCCGCGGCAATGGAATCGACCGAGCTGCGCAAGGTCACCAATGATGCGGTGGCGTACATCCGTTCGCTGGCCGAGCGCCGCGGCCGCAACGCCGACTGGGCCGAGCAGGCGGTGCGCGAGGCGGCCAGCGTTTCCGACACGCAGGCGCTGAAGCTGCACGTGGTCGACCTGGTCGCGCCGGATCTCACGCAGCTGCTGGCCGATGTCGATGGCCGCAAGGTGGAGACCGCGGCCGGCGAGCGCGTGTTGCACACGCGCGGCGCGGCGCTCACGAGCATCGACCCCGGTTGGCGCAGCAACTTCCTCGGCGTGCTCGCCAATCCCTCGGTCGCCTACATCCTGTTGTTGATCGGCCTCGGCGGTCTGGTGATGGAAGGCATGCACCCCGGCGGCGTGCTGCCGGGCGTGGTCGGCGCGATCTGCCTGTTGCTGGCGCTGTACGCGTTCCAGTTGCTGCCGGTGAACTTCGCGGGACTGGGGTTGATCCTGCTGGGCGTGGTCCTGATCGTGTCGGAAGCCTTCGTGCCCGCCTACGGCGTGCTCGGCACCGGAGGAGTCATTTCGTTCGTGATCGGTTCGGTGATCCTGATGCACACCGGCGTGCCGGGCTACGGCATCGCGCTGCCGGTGGTGGTCGGTGTGGCCATCGCCGCTGCAGGCATCCTCGCCGGCATCGTGTGGATGGCGATGCGCTCGCGCAGCCGACCGGTGGTCAGCGGACGCGAGGAGATGGTGGGCGCCAGGGCCGAGGTGGTCGCGGATTTCGAGGGCCTCGGCGCGGTGCACGTGCACGGCGAGCGCTGGCAGGCCCGCTCGGACGTTGCGCTGAAACGCGGCCAGAACGTCATCGTCACCGGCCTGCACGGGCTGGTGCTGGAGGTGCGACCCGCACCGCCGTCGAAGGAGGAATCGCAATGA
- a CDS encoding Cytochrome c4, with translation MQSRTILVSLAAAALAFGCGTASAADGSVAAGKQKAAPCEACHGTDGNGIAPNYPALAGQYQDYLEHALHQYKDGQRTNAIMNGMAAPLSDQDIKDLTAFFSSLPSKLSDLHGKIQGGD, from the coding sequence ATGCAGTCCCGCACCATCCTCGTTTCCCTCGCCGCTGCGGCGCTTGCGTTCGGCTGCGGCACCGCCTCGGCGGCCGATGGCAGCGTCGCCGCCGGCAAGCAGAAAGCCGCGCCGTGCGAAGCCTGCCACGGCACCGACGGCAACGGCATCGCGCCCAACTATCCCGCGCTCGCGGGCCAGTACCAGGACTATCTGGAACACGCGCTGCACCAGTACAAGGACGGCCAGCGCACCAACGCCATCATGAACGGCATGGCCGCGCCGCTGTCCGATCAGGACATCAAGGATCTGACCGCCTTCTTCTCCAGCCTGCCGAGCAAGCTTTCCGACCTGCACGGCAAGATCCAGGGCGGGGATTGA
- a CDS encoding Pterin-4-alpha-carbinolamine dehydratase has translation MTRDELAALACQPRKGAEHALDAPRVHEFLTLLPGWKAASDGKSIVKTFRFRDFHETLGFVNAIGWMANRQDHHPDLEVGYNRCVVHWSTHDVGGLSMNDFICAARVEAIAHG, from the coding sequence ATGACACGCGACGAACTCGCTGCGCTCGCCTGCCAGCCCCGCAAGGGAGCGGAACACGCGCTGGACGCCCCGCGCGTGCACGAATTCCTGACATTGCTGCCGGGCTGGAAAGCCGCCAGCGACGGCAAGTCCATCGTGAAGACGTTCCGCTTCCGGGACTTCCACGAGACCCTCGGTTTCGTCAACGCGATCGGCTGGATGGCGAACCGCCAGGACCACCATCCCGATCTCGAGGTCGGCTACAACCGCTGCGTGGTGCACTGGTCCACGCACGACGTCGGCGGTTTGTCGATGAACGATTTCATCTGCGCCGCGCGCGTCGAGGCGATTGCGCACGGGTGA
- a CDS encoding Transcriptional regulator, PadR family, with protein MGDTDAHLKKFEKELAAGTVSLVLLAVLAAAPEPLYGYQIAKLLERDAGGVLVGKQSALYPVLRNLSAAELLDTFVEPSEAGPPRRYYRITPLGRKVLRDWIGAWNSTRRFVDSILKD; from the coding sequence ATGGGCGATACCGACGCGCACCTGAAAAAATTCGAGAAGGAACTGGCTGCCGGCACGGTGTCGCTGGTGCTGCTGGCGGTGCTCGCAGCGGCACCCGAACCGTTGTACGGCTACCAGATCGCCAAGCTGCTGGAGCGCGACGCCGGCGGCGTGCTGGTCGGCAAGCAGAGCGCGCTGTACCCGGTGCTGCGCAACCTCAGTGCCGCCGAGTTGCTGGATACCTTCGTGGAACCCTCCGAGGCGGGCCCGCCGCGCCGCTACTACCGCATCACGCCGCTCGGAAGGAAGGTGCTGCGCGACTGGATCGGTGCATGGAACTCCACCCGCCGCTTCGTTGATTCGATTTTGAAGGATTGA
- a CDS encoding slipin family protein yields MIFPAVVVIVVVVLVILLSSLKVLREYQRGVIFLFGRFQAVKGPGIIVLIPIMQQMVRIDLRTIVMDVPPQDVISRDNVPVKVNAVILFRVIDPEKAVIQVEDAREATSQLAQTTLRSVLGQHELDEMLSERDKLNHDIQIILDQHTDAWGIKVSNVEIKQVDLDEGMIRAIARQAEAERQRRAKVINAEGEQQASEKLMQAAQTLMQQPQSIQLRYLQTLVEVAGIAGNKTNTIAFPLPLDLLEPLLGNKLRKPDAPPPA; encoded by the coding sequence ATGATCTTTCCCGCCGTTGTCGTGATCGTGGTGGTGGTGCTGGTGATCCTGTTGTCGTCGCTGAAGGTGCTGCGCGAATACCAGCGCGGGGTCATCTTCCTGTTCGGACGCTTCCAGGCCGTGAAGGGGCCGGGCATCATCGTGCTGATCCCGATCATGCAGCAGATGGTGCGCATCGATTTGCGGACCATCGTGATGGACGTGCCGCCGCAGGACGTGATCTCGCGCGACAACGTGCCGGTCAAGGTCAATGCGGTGATCCTGTTCCGGGTGATCGACCCCGAGAAGGCGGTGATCCAGGTCGAGGATGCGCGCGAGGCCACCAGCCAGCTCGCGCAGACCACGCTGCGTTCGGTGCTGGGCCAGCACGAACTGGACGAAATGCTGAGCGAACGCGACAAGCTCAACCACGACATCCAGATCATCCTCGACCAGCACACCGACGCGTGGGGCATCAAGGTGTCGAACGTCGAAATCAAGCAGGTCGACCTGGACGAGGGCATGATCCGCGCGATCGCGCGCCAGGCCGAGGCCGAGCGCCAGCGCCGCGCCAAGGTCATCAATGCCGAGGGCGAGCAGCAGGCTTCGGAAAAACTCATGCAGGCCGCGCAGACGCTGATGCAGCAGCCGCAGTCGATCCAGTTGCGCTACCTGCAGACGCTGGTGGAAGTCGCGGGGATCGCCGGCAACAAGACCAACACCATCGCGTTCCCGCTGCCGCTGGATTTGCTGGAGCCGCTGCTCGGCAACAAGCTGCGCAAGCCCGATGCGCCGCCGCCGGCATAA